The following are encoded together in the bacterium genome:
- a CDS encoding FAD-dependent oxidoreductase, with amino-acid sequence MSSKKTDVAIIGGGVIGLCTAYYLNKAGISVTIIEKKQPGFGSSFGNAGLISPSHFVPLAAPGMVAKGLKWMFDAESPFYIHPRPDIDLITWLWKFMRASTDKRMRPAMPVLRDMTLASQQLFHTIANEERFDFALEQKGLILLHDTAEGEKAHHHEVALANEVGVTARMISREEIHQMQPGVKVRATGGVFFPQDGHLIPDQFNAKLTSLLQTRGVQFMNETDVFGFVPNGKAAGHLRTSEGDIHANQYVVAAGAWTSDLLYEIGIALPVQAGKGYSVTVKRDKNNLTIPIICTEARVAITPMGDTIRYAGTLELSGNDLTINPRRVKAILRAADRYLENFDAQSSDIQTAWAGLRPCSPDGLPFIGRFKRTPNVIAATGHAMLGITLGPITGKLVSEIVTNAPQTIVSPLLDADRYA; translated from the coding sequence ATGAGTTCAAAAAAAACAGATGTCGCCATCATCGGCGGAGGTGTGATCGGATTATGTACAGCGTATTACCTCAATAAAGCCGGCATCTCGGTTACGATCATCGAAAAAAAACAGCCCGGCTTTGGTTCGTCTTTCGGCAACGCCGGTCTCATCAGTCCTAGTCATTTCGTTCCTCTGGCGGCGCCGGGTATGGTTGCCAAAGGTCTCAAATGGATGTTTGATGCAGAAAGTCCATTCTATATTCATCCGCGCCCGGACATTGATCTTATCACATGGCTGTGGAAGTTTATGCGCGCGAGTACCGATAAGCGCATGCGCCCGGCTATGCCGGTATTACGCGATATGACATTAGCCAGTCAGCAGCTTTTTCATACCATTGCCAATGAAGAGCGTTTTGATTTTGCTCTGGAACAAAAAGGCCTCATTCTTTTGCATGATACCGCCGAAGGTGAAAAAGCGCATCATCACGAAGTAGCTTTAGCCAATGAAGTCGGCGTTACGGCACGTATGATCTCGCGGGAGGAGATTCACCAAATGCAACCCGGCGTAAAAGTGCGCGCCACGGGCGGCGTATTTTTTCCCCAAGACGGGCATCTCATCCCCGATCAGTTTAACGCCAAGCTCACGTCGTTATTGCAAACACGCGGTGTGCAGTTTATGAACGAAACCGATGTATTTGGCTTTGTCCCCAACGGCAAAGCGGCGGGACATCTGCGCACCAGCGAGGGTGACATCCATGCGAATCAGTATGTCGTGGCGGCCGGCGCATGGACGTCCGATCTGCTCTACGAAATCGGTATTGCACTCCCGGTGCAAGCCGGTAAAGGCTATAGCGTGACCGTTAAGCGCGACAAGAATAATCTTACGATTCCGATCATTTGTACCGAAGCGCGTGTAGCCATTACCCCAATGGGCGATACGATTCGTTACGCCGGTACGCTGGAGTTGAGTGGTAACGATCTGACCATCAATCCGCGTCGCGTGAAAGCGATACTCCGGGCCGCAGACCGCTATCTTGAAAATTTTGATGCACAATCGTCGGATATACAAACAGCCTGGGCCGGCCTTCGCCCGTGTTCACCGGACGGATTGCCTTTCATCGGCCGATTTAAGCGCACTCCCAACGTAATCGCCGCGACCGGCCATGCGATGCTCGGTATTACTCTAGGACCGATTACCGGGAAACTGGTCTCTGAAATTGTTACCAATGCACCCCAAACCATTGTATCACCGTTATTGGATGCAGACCGCTATGCCTGA
- a CDS encoding proline racemase family protein: MPEKKSVFEKRLRAMQRWEAPASWRRIETIEAHTGGEPLRIIISGLPPIKGQTILQKRAYLKTHLDHLRTALMWEPRGHADMYGCIITPPVEKNSDFGVIFLHNEGYSTMCGHGIIAVTKAAVETGLIHARGTKVTLRIDSPAGLITSIAQIRRGKVQSVRFLNVPSFVQTLDAVVDIPGLGRIRYDLAYGGAFYAFVHAEDAGVTMDAAGYRGLIERGMMIKRAVMRSVAMQHPFESELNFLYGTIFTGPGHTTGADSRNVCIFADGEVDRSPTGTGVSARMAIHHARGALRTGEPMAIESITGSRFVCRVHATTTYGNYPAVIPAIEGTAHLCGKSSWIIDPADSLQDGFFFR, translated from the coding sequence ATGCCTGAAAAAAAATCGGTATTTGAAAAACGCCTGCGCGCTATGCAGCGTTGGGAAGCGCCCGCATCGTGGCGGCGTATCGAAACGATCGAAGCGCATACCGGCGGTGAACCGCTCCGCATCATCATATCAGGATTACCGCCGATCAAAGGCCAAACCATTCTTCAGAAACGGGCGTACCTCAAGACGCATCTTGATCATCTCCGTACGGCGCTGATGTGGGAACCGCGCGGCCATGCCGATATGTACGGTTGTATCATCACTCCGCCGGTGGAAAAAAATTCCGATTTCGGTGTGATTTTTTTGCATAACGAAGGTTATTCCACCATGTGCGGCCACGGCATCATCGCTGTTACCAAAGCGGCCGTAGAAACCGGACTTATTCATGCACGCGGTACGAAAGTCACACTGCGCATTGATTCGCCCGCAGGACTGATCACTTCCATAGCCCAAATCCGGCGCGGCAAAGTGCAATCCGTTCGTTTTCTCAATGTTCCATCGTTTGTACAAACTTTGGATGCCGTCGTCGACATACCGGGATTGGGACGCATACGTTATGATCTTGCGTACGGCGGTGCATTTTACGCTTTTGTGCACGCCGAAGATGCCGGTGTAACGATGGATGCGGCAGGATATCGCGGCCTTATCGAACGCGGCATGATGATCAAACGCGCTGTTATGCGGAGCGTAGCCATGCAACACCCATTCGAATCGGAGCTCAATTTTTTATACGGTACGATTTTCACCGGCCCGGGACATACGACCGGCGCAGATTCCCGCAATGTCTGTATTTTTGCCGACGGCGAAGTGGATCGAAGCCCGACAGGAACGGGAGTCAGCGCGCGAATGGCTATTCACCATGCGCGCGGTGCGCTTCGCACCGGTGAACCGATGGCCATCGAAAGCATTACAGGCAGTCGCTTTGTGTGCCGCGTTCATGCGACGACGACGTATGGTAACTACCCGGCGGTGATCCCCGCTATCGAAGGCACGGCGCATCTCTGCGGAAAAAGCTCCTGGATTATAGATCCTGCCGATTCGCTGCAGGACGGTTTTTTCTTC